One window of the Allosaccharopolyspora coralli genome contains the following:
- a CDS encoding aldo/keto reductase produces MRTTVLGRSGLEVSRVAFGTWQLGGEWGSFDEDAAVQAIRRARDLGVTFFDTAHAYGAGMSEQVLGTALRDELDSDRDAVVVATKGAIDPGGERPRDATRASLRKGVEDSLRALQLDYVDLYQVHWPDPSTPAEETAGALQELVDEGKIRHAGVSNYDAVQMAAFDRIRPVETLQPPYHLFRRGIESAILPYARDNDIGVLAYSPLGSGLLTGRLATDTTFDSDDWRSQATAFRGETLRQNLAVVDRLTEFAGSRDLTVGQLAIAWVLAQRGVHVAIVGARSAANIESSLAAADVELSRDDLGEIERIVADGVEVEGASPEGVA; encoded by the coding sequence ATGCGAACTACCGTGTTGGGCCGATCAGGCCTCGAGGTGTCCCGAGTCGCGTTCGGTACCTGGCAGCTCGGAGGCGAGTGGGGTTCGTTCGACGAGGACGCCGCGGTGCAGGCGATCCGGCGTGCCAGGGACCTCGGTGTGACCTTCTTCGACACCGCGCACGCCTACGGCGCGGGGATGTCCGAACAGGTGCTGGGCACAGCGCTGCGGGACGAACTCGACAGCGACCGGGACGCGGTGGTCGTCGCGACCAAGGGCGCGATCGACCCCGGCGGCGAACGTCCCCGAGACGCGACCCGGGCGTCGCTGCGCAAGGGTGTCGAGGACAGCCTGCGTGCGCTGCAGCTCGACTACGTGGACCTGTATCAGGTGCACTGGCCCGACCCGAGCACGCCGGCCGAGGAAACGGCCGGTGCACTGCAGGAACTCGTGGACGAGGGCAAGATCCGCCATGCCGGGGTGTCGAACTACGACGCGGTGCAGATGGCCGCCTTCGACCGGATCCGTCCGGTGGAGACACTGCAGCCGCCGTACCACCTGTTCCGGCGCGGCATCGAGTCCGCGATCCTGCCGTACGCGCGGGACAACGACATCGGCGTGCTCGCCTACAGCCCGTTGGGCAGCGGCCTGCTCACCGGTCGGCTCGCCACCGACACCACGTTCGATTCCGACGACTGGCGCTCGCAGGCCACGGCGTTCCGTGGCGAGACGCTTCGGCAGAACCTGGCGGTGGTAGACCGGCTGACCGAGTTCGCCGGCTCGCGCGATCTCACGGTCGGGCAGTTGGCGATCGCGTGGGTGCTCGCGCAACGGGGTGTGCACGTGGCGATCGTCGGTGCCCGCAGCGCCGCGAACATCGAGAGCAGCCTCGCGGCGGCCGACGTGGAGCTCTCGCGCGACGATCTCGGCGAGATCGAGCGGATCGTCGCGGACGGCGTCGAGGTCGAGGGCGCCAGCCCGGAAGGCGTTGCCTGA
- a CDS encoding long-chain fatty acid--CoA ligase yields MQGLMQDRPLELPHLFHRAEQLFGTKTITTTTANGEVTSTYAEWAQRVRRLATALDDLGVPDDARVATFAWNSQRHLELYFGVPCTGRVLHTLNIRLFQDQLTYIVEHADDRVVFVDRSLLPVLWPMVDGLTSLEHVVVMDDGADAEIPDDPRIRDYEELLAASAPFEGRFTVADENRAAAMCYTSGTTGNPKGVVYSHRSTVLHSIVSLTADNLGLSERDVVLPVVPMFHVNAWGLPYSAVLAGASLVFPGPAMKPEALVRMIEAHRVTFTAGVPTIWMGMVPLLRDHDLSSLRSVIGGGSAIPTTLSESWREAIGLPITQAWGMTETSPLGSSATPRSHHDQFTAEQLVEFRATQGQSVPLVDLRIVDPTTDEEAPWDGESVGELQAAGPWIASAYYGAGVGTDAFTRDGWLRTGDVATIDTYGCVRLVDRTKDLVKSGGEWISSVELENHIMALQGVAEAAVIAKPDEKWDERPVACVVTAEGIELTQDGILDHLRSRVAKWWLPDEVWFVDEIPKTSTGKFSKKTLREELLD; encoded by the coding sequence ATGCAGGGTTTGATGCAGGACCGCCCGCTCGAGCTGCCGCACCTGTTCCACCGCGCCGAGCAGCTCTTCGGCACCAAGACCATCACGACGACCACCGCGAACGGTGAGGTGACCAGCACCTACGCCGAATGGGCCCAGCGTGTCCGGCGGTTGGCGACCGCGCTCGACGACCTCGGTGTTCCGGACGACGCGCGGGTCGCGACGTTCGCCTGGAACAGCCAGCGCCACCTGGAGTTGTACTTCGGCGTGCCGTGCACCGGGCGTGTGCTGCACACCCTCAACATCCGCCTGTTCCAGGACCAGCTCACCTACATCGTCGAGCACGCGGACGACCGCGTGGTCTTCGTCGACCGCTCCCTGCTGCCGGTGCTCTGGCCGATGGTCGACGGCCTGACCAGCCTCGAACACGTCGTGGTCATGGACGACGGCGCGGACGCGGAGATCCCGGACGACCCGCGTATCCGGGACTACGAGGAGCTGCTCGCCGCCAGCGCCCCCTTCGAAGGCAGGTTCACCGTCGCGGACGAGAACCGCGCCGCGGCGATGTGCTACACCTCCGGCACCACCGGAAACCCGAAGGGCGTCGTCTACTCGCACCGGTCCACGGTGCTGCACTCGATCGTCAGCCTGACCGCCGACAACCTCGGCCTCAGCGAGCGAGACGTGGTGCTGCCGGTGGTGCCGATGTTCCACGTCAACGCGTGGGGCCTGCCGTATTCGGCGGTCCTCGCGGGTGCCTCGTTGGTGTTCCCGGGGCCCGCGATGAAGCCGGAGGCGCTCGTGCGGATGATCGAGGCACACCGCGTCACGTTCACCGCGGGTGTGCCCACGATCTGGATGGGCATGGTGCCGCTTCTGCGCGATCACGACCTCTCCAGCTTGCGTTCGGTGATCGGTGGTGGCTCGGCCATCCCCACCACGCTCTCGGAGTCGTGGCGGGAGGCGATCGGGTTGCCGATCACGCAGGCGTGGGGCATGACCGAAACCAGCCCGCTGGGATCGTCGGCCACGCCACGCAGCCACCATGATCAGTTCACCGCCGAGCAGCTCGTCGAGTTCCGTGCGACGCAGGGCCAGTCGGTGCCGCTGGTCGATCTGCGAATCGTCGATCCCACCACCGACGAGGAGGCGCCTTGGGACGGAGAGTCCGTCGGTGAATTGCAGGCGGCGGGACCGTGGATCGCCTCGGCCTACTACGGCGCCGGGGTCGGCACGGACGCGTTCACCCGCGACGGCTGGCTGCGGACCGGCGACGTCGCCACCATCGACACCTATGGGTGCGTGCGGCTCGTCGACAGGACGAAGGACCTGGTGAAGTCCGGTGGCGAGTGGATCTCCTCGGTGGAGCTCGAGAACCACATCATGGCCCTCCAGGGTGTCGCGGAGGCGGCGGTGATCGCCAAACCGGACGAGAAGTGGGACGAACGGCCGGTCGCGTGCGTGGTGACTGCCGAGGGCATCGAGCTCACCCAGGACGGAATCCTCGACCACCTGCGCAGCCGCGTCGCGAAGTGGTGGCTGCCCGACGAAGTGTGGTTCGTCGACGAGATCCCGAAGACGAGCACCGGGAAGTTCTCCAAGAAGACGCTGCGGGAGGAGCTGCTCGACTGA
- a CDS encoding putative bifunctional diguanylate cyclase/phosphodiesterase: protein MAADNPDPRIHLRSDADVVGLFGASLRQYAVYTLLPDGTVSSWNPGAERMTGVAAADVIGRNISMFYTPQQIAEGVPEHLLQRTAELGTSSEEGWRLRQDGTIFWAHVSTTALHSETGELRGFARITRDETETHNRLERSLRQFRDLFALTPVAIGLFNRYGYVLDSNEALCSLLGYQPDDVHGAHVSKFVHSDEPQRASVLAGYATGEPPDVPSTQEWSLVTVDGARVYCSVHMARSTAATGHPFWLIAFENVTERHHHAEELRNWAIHDEVTGLPNRAGVPPLLAVPDPERLAVFYCDVNKFRRINESLGHGAGDELLGALGRRLRATLPDGWSAARFAGDEFVIVCPDAEAAGGIERAATLVDQLFRTTVPLRGEYVDVSASIGVASCSDGIAVDDLVRLASAADLHYKGPKAGSIALASAELIESVGLQLHLEGELRDALANDALHLEYQPIVGADGDVVSCEALVRWWHPERGLLSPGVFLPVAEQGGLMRELDRWVLRRALTEAAQWPVSHNGFPVSVSVNLSELLPGESELVDDLTALVRDTGITWERIVLEIVETALIDLPESVLKRMRELAGRGVRFAVDDFGTGYSSLGRLKEIPAEIIKVDRRFVADVATDKWDHALVKAIVDITHAAGGRCIGEGVETLEQLETLSAIGVTAYQGWLFAHAMPSAELCTLIRNGVSVPMRG from the coding sequence ATGGCCGCTGACAACCCGGATCCGAGGATCCACTTGCGCTCGGATGCCGACGTCGTGGGCTTGTTCGGGGCCTCGCTGCGCCAGTACGCGGTGTACACGCTCTTGCCGGACGGAACCGTGAGTAGTTGGAACCCCGGGGCCGAACGGATGACGGGGGTGGCGGCGGCGGACGTGATCGGCAGGAACATCTCGATGTTCTACACGCCCCAGCAGATCGCGGAGGGCGTTCCCGAACACCTGCTGCAGCGCACCGCCGAGCTGGGGACGTCCTCCGAGGAGGGGTGGCGGCTCCGGCAGGACGGGACGATCTTCTGGGCGCACGTGTCCACCACGGCGCTGCACAGTGAGACGGGGGAGCTGCGTGGTTTCGCCCGGATCACGCGGGACGAGACGGAGACGCACAACCGGCTGGAACGCTCGTTGCGGCAGTTCAGGGACCTTTTCGCGCTCACGCCGGTGGCGATCGGGCTGTTCAACCGATACGGGTACGTACTCGACTCGAACGAGGCCTTGTGCTCGTTGCTCGGTTATCAGCCGGACGACGTGCACGGTGCGCACGTCTCGAAATTCGTTCACTCGGACGAGCCGCAGCGTGCCTCCGTCCTCGCCGGGTACGCGACGGGGGAGCCCCCGGACGTGCCGTCGACCCAGGAGTGGTCGCTGGTCACCGTCGACGGTGCGCGGGTGTATTGCTCGGTGCACATGGCGCGGTCCACGGCCGCGACCGGCCACCCGTTCTGGTTGATCGCATTCGAGAACGTCACCGAACGGCATCACCACGCGGAGGAACTGCGCAACTGGGCGATCCACGACGAGGTGACGGGGTTACCCAACCGGGCGGGAGTGCCCCCGCTGCTCGCGGTGCCGGATCCCGAGAGACTCGCCGTGTTCTACTGCGACGTCAACAAGTTCCGGCGCATCAACGAGTCACTCGGTCACGGCGCGGGAGACGAACTGTTGGGCGCGCTCGGACGACGGTTGCGAGCGACGCTTCCGGACGGATGGTCGGCAGCCCGCTTCGCAGGCGACGAGTTCGTCATCGTGTGTCCCGATGCGGAGGCGGCCGGCGGGATCGAACGCGCGGCGACACTGGTGGACCAGTTGTTCCGGACGACCGTGCCGCTGCGGGGTGAGTACGTGGACGTGTCGGCGTCGATCGGCGTCGCGTCGTGTTCGGACGGTATCGCCGTGGACGACCTCGTCCGCCTCGCCAGTGCCGCGGACCTGCACTACAAGGGTCCGAAAGCGGGGTCGATCGCACTGGCATCAGCCGAACTGATCGAATCCGTCGGACTGCAGCTGCACCTCGAGGGTGAACTCCGCGACGCCCTCGCCAACGACGCGCTTCACCTCGAGTATCAGCCGATCGTGGGTGCCGACGGGGACGTCGTCAGTTGTGAGGCTCTGGTCCGGTGGTGGCATCCCGAACGAGGGCTGCTCAGCCCCGGCGTGTTCCTGCCGGTCGCCGAACAGGGCGGTCTGATGCGTGAGCTCGACCGGTGGGTGCTGCGGCGCGCCCTCACGGAGGCGGCGCAGTGGCCGGTGTCGCACAACGGATTTCCGGTCAGCGTGTCGGTGAACCTCTCCGAACTGTTGCCTGGCGAGTCGGAGCTGGTCGACGACCTCACCGCGCTCGTCCGGGACACCGGGATCACGTGGGAACGCATCGTTCTGGAGATCGTCGAAACGGCGCTGATCGACCTGCCCGAGTCGGTACTGAAGAGGATGCGTGAGCTCGCGGGCCGGGGCGTGCGGTTCGCCGTGGACGATTTCGGCACCGGCTACTCGTCGTTGGGCAGGTTGAAGGAAATCCCGGCGGAGATCATCAAAGTCGATCGCCGTTTCGTGGCCGACGTGGCCACCGACAAGTGGGACCACGCGTTGGTGAAGGCGATCGTCGACATCACCCACGCGGCCGGTGGTCGGTGCATCGGGGAAGGTGTGGAGACCCTGGAGCAATTGGAGACGCTCTCGGCGATCGGTGTGACCGCCTACCAGGGGTGGCTGTTCGCCCACGCCATGCCTTCCGCGGAACTGTGCACCCTCATCCGCAACGGTGTGTCCGTTCCGATGCGTGGCTGA
- a CDS encoding lactate 2-monooxygenase has translation MPEQHPGETFGRAAQSLIYRAGVFGRSPRVPVSPRELAAAAERRMTKQAWRYVAGSAGQESTARANRTAFDRWRIVPRMLRDTSRRDGSVELFGRRLPAPVLLAPIGVLELAHPEADLAVARAASELDTPMVISTQASAPMEDVAGELGTTPSWYQLYWPNDDRLAESLVARAEAIGASAIVVTLDTGLLGWRPRDLDIGWLPFSRGMGIAQYTSDPVFTEIAERRVPASAGDRPTLTAVRSLLTMARRYPGPLLRNLRSPLPRSAVETFIDVFSNPALDWGQLQWLRERTSLPIVLKGLQHPDDARRALDHGIDGIVVSNHGGRQVDGAIGSLDALPEVVREVDGTVPVLFDSGVRGGADVFTALALGARAVLVGRPYVYGLGLAGQRGVYEAVRNIIAEFDLTLALAGCTSPADVTADMLRRV, from the coding sequence GTGCCCGAACAGCATCCCGGCGAGACGTTCGGCCGGGCAGCCCAGTCGCTGATCTACCGGGCAGGCGTCTTCGGTCGCTCACCACGCGTTCCGGTCTCCCCTCGCGAACTGGCGGCAGCCGCCGAACGTCGCATGACCAAGCAGGCGTGGCGCTACGTTGCCGGTTCCGCCGGGCAGGAGAGCACGGCGCGGGCCAACCGGACGGCGTTCGACCGGTGGCGGATCGTGCCGAGGATGCTGCGGGACACCTCGCGCCGGGACGGTTCCGTCGAGCTGTTCGGCCGTCGGCTGCCCGCGCCGGTGCTGCTCGCGCCGATCGGAGTGCTCGAGCTGGCACACCCCGAGGCCGACCTCGCGGTGGCGCGCGCCGCATCCGAACTGGACACGCCGATGGTGATCTCCACGCAGGCATCCGCACCGATGGAAGACGTCGCCGGGGAACTCGGCACCACGCCGTCCTGGTACCAGCTGTACTGGCCGAACGACGACCGGCTGGCCGAGAGCCTCGTCGCCCGCGCCGAGGCGATCGGGGCCTCGGCGATCGTGGTCACCCTCGACACGGGGCTGCTCGGTTGGCGCCCCCGCGACCTCGACATCGGGTGGCTGCCGTTCAGCCGCGGCATGGGTATCGCGCAGTACACCAGCGACCCCGTGTTCACCGAGATCGCCGAGCGTCGCGTACCCGCCTCCGCCGGTGACCGCCCGACGCTCACCGCCGTGCGATCGCTGCTGACCATGGCTCGGCGGTACCCGGGCCCGCTCTTGCGGAATCTGCGCTCGCCGCTGCCGCGCTCCGCCGTCGAAACGTTCATCGACGTGTTCTCCAACCCTGCCCTGGACTGGGGCCAGCTGCAGTGGTTGCGCGAGCGCACCTCCCTGCCGATCGTCCTCAAAGGACTGCAGCATCCGGATGACGCGCGGCGGGCGCTGGACCACGGCATCGACGGCATCGTCGTGTCCAACCACGGCGGCCGACAGGTCGACGGGGCCATCGGCTCACTGGACGCGCTCCCCGAAGTCGTGCGCGAGGTGGACGGGACCGTACCGGTCCTCTTCGACAGCGGCGTCCGGGGCGGTGCCGACGTGTTCACCGCACTCGCCCTCGGCGCCCGCGCCGTCCTCGTCGGACGCCCCTACGTGTACGGGCTCGGACTCGCCGGGCAGCGAGGCGTGTACGAAGCGGTCCGCAACATCATCGCCGAGTTCGACCTCACCCTCGCCCTCGCCGGCTGCACGAGTCCGGCCGACGTCACCGCGGACATGCTCCGCCGCGTATGA
- a CDS encoding DUF1015 family protein, with product MSGWITRGEPPGGGLDEFASPAEVTGALQRSGETVSLLSVQHPHRTITARRGGLTLDDVLPRARAQLDELRRRRYRRAEDVVLPYRVSGSDGTAFGMLCLVDPSAAGRDGLPNVRHGEDVYPAVVAERAAVLAGLRCATSAAMLVPTSPLPELGSALRDVTTRLGGPVVSFSDERARSHELWEIGPGDDQNALLRIAAAHPLLVADGNHRIAAARESGVGGMLALITDGPDVRIGPLHRVMRDVDWSVPEFEQRCRRHGLTVRSSVDGAAQGRLAVRLRGASFEIDVPSTVEPERVGRDYWFAERVLIDEIFDLDSESSDVRCLPGSALPERGLPAETGAAVLLAPLTWTDVRHAVRLHRPTPRKSTYFTPKPRSGVYLADLG from the coding sequence ATGAGCGGCTGGATCACCCGCGGCGAGCCACCGGGAGGTGGGCTCGACGAGTTCGCGAGCCCGGCCGAGGTCACCGGTGCGTTGCAGCGTTCGGGCGAGACCGTCTCGTTGTTGAGCGTTCAGCATCCGCATCGCACGATCACCGCTCGCCGGGGCGGACTGACCCTGGATGACGTGCTGCCCCGCGCTCGCGCCCAGCTCGACGAGCTACGTCGGCGCCGTTATCGGCGGGCCGAGGACGTGGTGCTGCCGTATCGGGTCAGCGGGTCCGACGGCACGGCGTTCGGCATGCTCTGCCTGGTCGACCCATCGGCCGCAGGCCGCGACGGTCTGCCGAACGTGCGCCACGGTGAGGACGTCTACCCGGCCGTGGTCGCCGAGCGCGCAGCGGTACTGGCCGGGCTTCGTTGTGCTACGAGCGCCGCGATGCTCGTGCCCACATCGCCGCTGCCGGAGTTGGGCAGCGCTCTCCGAGACGTGACCACGCGCCTCGGCGGCCCGGTGGTGTCCTTCAGCGACGAACGAGCACGTTCCCACGAGCTGTGGGAGATCGGTCCCGGCGACGACCAGAACGCACTGTTGCGGATCGCGGCGGCGCATCCGTTGCTGGTCGCCGACGGCAATCACCGCATCGCCGCGGCGCGCGAGTCGGGGGTAGGCGGGATGCTCGCGCTCATCACCGACGGCCCGGACGTGCGAATCGGGCCTCTGCATCGGGTGATGCGCGACGTTGACTGGTCGGTCCCTGAGTTCGAGCAACGGTGCAGACGACACGGCCTCACGGTGCGGTCCTCGGTGGACGGAGCAGCGCAGGGGCGACTCGCGGTCCGCCTGCGTGGCGCCTCCTTCGAGATCGACGTGCCGAGCACCGTCGAGCCCGAGCGCGTCGGCAGGGATTACTGGTTCGCCGAGCGCGTGCTCATCGACGAGATCTTCGATCTCGACTCGGAGAGCAGCGACGTCCGGTGCCTTCCCGGTTCGGCGTTGCCGGAGCGCGGCCTGCCTGCGGAGACGGGCGCTGCGGTGTTACTGGCCCCGTTGACCTGGACTGACGTGCGGCACGCGGTACGGCTCCACCGGCCGACGCCGCGCAAGAGCACCTACTTCACCCCGAAACCCCGCAGCGGCGTCTACCTCGCCGATCTGGGGTGA
- a CDS encoding nucleoside deaminase — protein sequence MEEYDKQHIRRAVQLATAALEAGDEPFGSILVADDGTVLAEDHNRVSGGDSTKHPEFELARWAATHLTETQRAAATLYTSGEHCPMCAAAHGWVGLGRIVYASSSAQLSSWLTELDVPAGPVRPLPIRDIVPGATVDGPDPDLADQIRDLHRRYHAGR from the coding sequence GTGGAGGAGTACGACAAGCAGCACATCCGTCGCGCGGTGCAGTTGGCGACGGCCGCGCTCGAAGCAGGTGACGAGCCGTTCGGATCTATCCTGGTCGCCGACGACGGAACCGTGCTCGCCGAGGACCACAACCGAGTCAGTGGCGGCGATTCCACGAAGCACCCAGAGTTCGAGCTGGCGCGCTGGGCCGCAACACACCTCACTGAGACGCAGCGCGCCGCCGCGACCCTGTACACCTCCGGTGAACACTGCCCGATGTGCGCCGCGGCGCACGGATGGGTCGGACTCGGTCGCATCGTGTACGCCAGCTCCTCGGCGCAGCTGAGCAGCTGGCTCACCGAACTCGACGTCCCAGCAGGACCGGTTCGCCCCTTGCCGATCCGCGACATCGTCCCCGGCGCCACCGTCGACGGCCCAGACCCCGACCTGGCCGACCAGATCCGCGACCTGCACCGTCGCTATCACGCCGGGCGATGA
- a CDS encoding YoaK family protein gives MSQTDGAQDPRLKRFVVIAAAVLAAVAGFVNSVFLTSLFHPVSHVTGSLSQFSMDLHDGVHERGGNLAEMGTLVTILLAFFVGAIAAGTIVGPNRLVTGRRYGVALLAEAALLGAAPLAGIELGLIAAMVLAAAACGLQNGVFSNYRGMVMRTSHMTGTMTDLGVLIGGIRHQHSPLWKYLLLTATLATFVAGGVVGAHMATMVGIHALWVPALCCAVLGLSYTSFRHGQYVGSKSQVSDREPTHV, from the coding sequence ATGTCCCAAACCGATGGCGCCCAGGATCCTCGCCTGAAGCGTTTCGTCGTGATCGCCGCCGCGGTGCTCGCCGCCGTCGCCGGGTTCGTCAACTCAGTCTTTCTGACGTCGTTGTTCCATCCGGTCAGCCATGTCACAGGCTCGTTGTCGCAGTTCAGCATGGATCTGCACGACGGCGTGCACGAACGCGGGGGCAACCTCGCCGAGATGGGAACGTTGGTGACGATCCTGCTCGCCTTCTTCGTCGGCGCGATCGCAGCCGGGACCATCGTCGGCCCCAACCGTCTGGTGACCGGCCGTCGTTACGGTGTCGCGCTGCTGGCCGAAGCCGCACTGCTGGGGGCGGCTCCGCTGGCGGGCATCGAGCTGGGGCTGATCGCCGCGATGGTGCTGGCCGCCGCCGCCTGCGGGCTGCAGAACGGGGTGTTCTCCAACTATCGCGGCATGGTGATGCGTACGAGCCACATGACGGGAACGATGACCGACCTCGGTGTCCTCATCGGAGGCATCCGCCACCAGCACTCCCCGCTGTGGAAATACCTACTGCTGACCGCGACCCTGGCGACGTTCGTCGCCGGTGGTGTCGTCGGCGCTCACATGGCGACCATGGTCGGCATCCACGCGCTGTGGGTACCGGCGCTGTGCTGCGCCGTGCTCGGCCTCTCCTACACGAGCTTTCGTCACGGCCAGTACGTCGGCAGCAAGAGCCAGGTGAGCGACCGTGAGCCGACGCATGTTTGA
- a CDS encoding potassium channel family protein, which translates to MARNNNTDNRAVIIGLGRFGGSLAQALMEQGTEVLAIDAREKVVQQYADVVTHAAVADSTDIDALRQLGVHRSPRAVVSIGADLEASILTTSVLVDFGIPNIWAKGLSRQHAKILDRVGAHHLVLPEHDMGERVAHLVMGRMLDYIEFEDDYTLVKTAAPAEAVGRPLGDSQLRTRYGITVVSIKRRGEGFTYATADTIVRPDDLLIVAGKSHDTERFAETT; encoded by the coding sequence TTGGCTAGGAACAACAACACCGACAACCGCGCGGTCATCATCGGTCTGGGCCGTTTCGGCGGTTCGCTGGCGCAGGCACTGATGGAACAGGGCACCGAAGTTCTCGCGATCGACGCCCGCGAAAAGGTTGTGCAGCAGTACGCCGACGTGGTCACCCACGCCGCCGTCGCGGACTCGACCGACATCGACGCCCTGCGACAGCTCGGAGTGCACCGCTCCCCTCGGGCCGTCGTCTCCATCGGCGCCGACCTGGAAGCCAGCATCCTGACGACCTCGGTCCTCGTCGACTTCGGTATCCCCAACATCTGGGCCAAAGGGCTCTCCCGACAGCACGCCAAGATCCTGGACCGAGTCGGCGCACACCACCTCGTGCTGCCCGAACACGACATGGGCGAACGCGTCGCGCACCTGGTCATGGGCAGGATGCTCGACTACATCGAATTCGAGGACGACTACACCCTGGTCAAAACCGCCGCGCCCGCCGAAGCGGTCGGGCGGCCACTCGGCGACAGCCAACTGCGCACCCGATACGGCATCACGGTCGTGAGCATCAAACGGCGCGGCGAAGGGTTCACCTACGCCACGGCGGACACCATCGTGCGCCCCGACGACCTGCTCATCGTCGCCGGGAAGTCCCACGACACCGAACGCTTCGCCGAAACCACCTAG
- a CDS encoding TrkH family potassium uptake protein, which yields MSRPGPVAQMRRGAWRTLRRLTPASGSPARGVVAGFAATIIVGTVLLMLPVASERGEPTDIVASVFTATSALCLTGLAVVDTGTHWSTFGEVVILALVQAGGLGIMTLASLLGLLVSRRFGLRMELTAQSETRSLQLGDVRKVVVGVISLSIVIEIVVAVVLSTRLMLGYGYRFGDAMYSGVFHAVSAFNNSGLALYSDSMMRFVDDPWITLTIACAVLTGGLGFPVLFELGRRLRRRHRGRWSLHTKITLITTGALLVVGFAFIAVSEWDNERTLGVFGVPTKLLAAFFAAVMPRSGGLNSIDTGDMTATSLLAQDVLMFIGGGSASTAGGIKVTTFALLAFVIIAELRGEPTVHVMGRRLSDGVQRQALTIALLSAGLITVTTMTLLTVTDFSLDAVLFESISAMATVGLSTGITPHLPPTAQLLLTLLMFIGRLGPVTLGAALALRERPRRYERPKERPIVG from the coding sequence GTGAGTCGCCCCGGCCCGGTCGCCCAGATGCGACGGGGGGCGTGGCGGACGCTGCGTAGGTTGACACCGGCGTCGGGGAGTCCTGCTCGCGGTGTCGTCGCCGGCTTCGCGGCGACGATCATCGTGGGCACCGTGCTCTTGATGTTGCCGGTTGCCAGCGAGCGTGGCGAGCCGACCGACATCGTGGCGTCGGTGTTCACCGCGACCTCCGCGCTGTGTTTGACGGGTCTGGCGGTGGTGGATACCGGGACCCACTGGTCGACGTTCGGGGAAGTGGTCATCCTCGCACTCGTCCAGGCCGGCGGCCTGGGCATCATGACCCTGGCCTCGCTGCTCGGCCTGTTGGTCTCCCGCCGGTTCGGCCTGCGAATGGAACTGACCGCGCAGAGCGAGACTCGAAGCCTCCAACTGGGCGACGTGCGCAAGGTCGTCGTGGGCGTGATCAGCCTCAGCATCGTGATCGAGATCGTCGTCGCCGTCGTGCTGTCCACGCGGCTGATGCTGGGGTACGGATACCGCTTCGGCGACGCGATGTACTCCGGTGTGTTCCACGCGGTGTCGGCGTTCAACAACTCCGGGCTCGCGCTCTACAGCGACAGCATGATGCGTTTCGTGGACGATCCGTGGATCACGCTCACGATCGCATGCGCGGTACTCACCGGCGGTCTGGGCTTTCCGGTGCTGTTCGAACTAGGCCGTCGACTGCGACGGCGACACCGCGGACGGTGGTCCCTGCACACCAAGATCACGTTGATCACCACCGGCGCACTTCTCGTCGTGGGTTTCGCGTTCATCGCTGTCAGCGAGTGGGACAACGAGCGCACGCTCGGTGTGTTCGGAGTGCCCACCAAGCTACTGGCGGCCTTCTTCGCGGCCGTGATGCCCCGATCCGGCGGCCTGAACAGCATCGACACCGGCGACATGACCGCGACGAGCCTGCTCGCTCAAGACGTCCTGATGTTCATCGGTGGCGGTAGTGCGAGCACTGCCGGTGGCATCAAGGTGACGACGTTCGCGCTCCTGGCGTTCGTGATCATCGCCGAGCTCCGCGGCGAACCCACCGTGCACGTGATGGGTCGCCGCCTCTCCGACGGAGTCCAGCGTCAGGCGTTGACGATCGCGTTGCTCAGCGCCGGCCTGATCACCGTCACCACGATGACGTTGCTGACCGTCACGGACTTCAGCCTCGACGCCGTCCTCTTCGAGTCGATCTCGGCGATGGCCACGGTCGGCCTGTCCACCGGCATCACTCCGCACCTGCCACCGACAGCGCAACTACTGTTGACGCTGCTGATGTTCATCGGCCGGCTGGGCCCTGTCACCCTGGGCGCGGCTCTTGCACTGCGCGAGCGCCCGCGCCGCTACGAACGACCCAAGGAGCGACCCATCGTTGGCTAG
- a CDS encoding ArsR/SmtB family transcription factor, producing MAAATHPSMESLNLPTVLHALADPIRLGLVRLLSDGEERAWGDLDAPIANSTLSYHLKVLRSAGITRTREEGKRCFVRLRNDDLEDRFPGLLTTTLTLASGSATGIAEVGLHSTKQ from the coding sequence GTGGCTGCCGCAACACACCCCTCGATGGAGTCCCTCAACCTCCCCACGGTGCTGCACGCATTAGCCGACCCCATCCGTCTGGGACTCGTTCGACTCCTCAGCGACGGCGAAGAGCGGGCCTGGGGTGACCTGGACGCGCCGATCGCCAACTCCACGCTCAGCTACCACCTCAAAGTGCTGCGATCGGCCGGAATCACGCGCACCCGCGAAGAGGGCAAGCGATGCTTCGTCCGGCTTCGCAACGACGACCTCGAAGATCGCTTCCCCGGGCTCTTGACCACCACGCTGACACTGGCGTCCGGCTCGGCAACGGGCATTGCCGAAGTGGGGCTACACAGCACCAAGCAGTAG